A genomic window from Prochlorococcus sp. RS04 includes:
- a CDS encoding CDP-glycerol glycerophosphotransferase family protein, whose product MDKNLKKFEKLENTLILDSEKFFLCFWWEGIRYRVFEEIRNQKNNEIKKDNIKQRRITSFFKKCIRTIRLILLIKEKFPFFSKRKNIFIFSNNRRTRFQNYYIDIYADPFIEILPENYDYSFFEGTFNGYHGLPPKKYNIFYLDYFIIFSKIIGKIIRPFIFLNKNKLIFKLKNELKKSFGKDYSILQKIKIHIVNWHLLYFLYYLLLYFKKPLQIFVVDSQAFQPLVFAAKKLKIPVLELQHGSPFRGKLNYDYSSGVRHSSFPDWFLCFSKFWKNDLEKLLPIKSEKILCFGFPYINSIYVKKLNKKSEFHELKNKKVILILSQPTVANELIDFTIKLRENIDKDIKIIFKPHPFEYKSKENILHKLSLKSIIIPKETTSLSEIFAISNCQLGVYSTAIYEGLNFGLKTYILNIARSEYMSKIIELGYAKLVSDPRDIINDFLMNPKSDSNKPDFFSTIEGNEMISYVLSKINN is encoded by the coding sequence ATGGATAAGAATTTAAAAAAATTTGAAAAATTAGAAAATACTTTAATACTTGATTCAGAAAAATTTTTCTTATGTTTTTGGTGGGAGGGAATTAGATATAGAGTTTTCGAAGAAATTAGAAATCAAAAAAATAATGAAATTAAAAAAGATAATATAAAACAAAGAAGAATAACTAGTTTTTTTAAAAAATGTATTAGGACCATCAGATTAATTTTATTAATAAAAGAAAAGTTTCCTTTTTTTTCAAAAAGAAAAAATATTTTTATCTTTTCTAATAATAGAAGAACTAGATTTCAAAATTATTATATTGATATTTATGCTGATCCTTTTATAGAAATTTTGCCTGAAAATTATGACTATTCTTTTTTTGAGGGCACATTTAATGGATATCATGGATTACCCCCCAAAAAATATAATATTTTCTATTTAGACTATTTTATTATTTTTTCCAAGATTATTGGAAAAATTATAAGACCATTTATTTTTTTAAATAAAAATAAATTAATTTTCAAATTAAAAAACGAACTAAAAAAATCATTTGGCAAAGACTACTCTATTTTGCAAAAAATAAAAATTCATATTGTTAATTGGCACTTACTATATTTCTTATATTACTTACTTCTATATTTTAAAAAACCTCTCCAAATTTTTGTGGTGGATAGCCAAGCCTTTCAACCATTAGTATTTGCAGCTAAGAAATTAAAAATTCCTGTACTTGAATTACAACATGGTAGTCCATTTAGAGGAAAACTTAATTATGACTACTCGAGTGGTGTAAGGCATTCTTCCTTTCCTGACTGGTTTTTATGTTTTAGTAAGTTTTGGAAAAATGATTTAGAAAAATTATTACCTATAAAATCTGAAAAAATTTTATGCTTTGGTTTTCCTTATATAAATTCTATATATGTAAAAAAGTTAAATAAAAAATCAGAGTTTCATGAATTAAAGAATAAGAAAGTAATTCTAATTTTATCTCAACCGACCGTAGCGAACGAACTTATAGATTTTACAATTAAATTAAGAGAGAATATTGATAAAGACATAAAAATCATATTTAAACCTCATCCATTTGAATATAAAAGTAAAGAAAACATTTTACATAAATTGAGCTTAAAATCGATCATAATTCCGAAAGAGACAACAAGTCTTTCAGAAATCTTTGCAATCTCTAACTGCCAATTAGGGGTGTATTCAACGGCTATATATGAAGGCTTAAATTTTGGTTTAAAAACATATATTTTAAATATTGCTAGATCAGAATATATGTCAAAAATAATTGAATTAGGATATGCAAAATTAGTTTCTGATCCTAGAGATATTATTAATGATTTTTTAATGAATCCAAAATCAGATTCCAATAAACCAGATTTTTTTTCAACAATAGAGGGTAACGAAATGATTTCATATGTATTGTCAAAAATAAATAATTAA